From one Alosa alosa isolate M-15738 ecotype Scorff River chromosome 5, AALO_Geno_1.1, whole genome shotgun sequence genomic stretch:
- the cdc45 gene encoding cell division control protein 45 homolog isoform X1, with protein MFVTDIRKEFYDVVVHQRVALLVAPDIDALCACKVLQALFHCDQVQYTLVLVTGWQDLSTAFIEHKEQYRYFVLINCGANVDLLETLQPEDDTIFFICDTHRPVDVVNVYNDTQIKLLIKQDDDLGVPSYDDIFRDDEDEEGEDSGNESDGSEPSGKRRRFDEGAVERRIERQRAKREWEARRREILFDYEQYEYHGTSAALVIFELAWVMTKDNKDMLWWTIIGLTEQWVHDKIPNMKYVTDIATLQRHVSRHNHRNEDEENSLSIDCMRISFQYDLRLALYQHWSLYESICNSCYTSCGFKLWSINGQKKLQEFLADMGLPLKQVRQKFNCMDMTIKENLREVIEESSNKFGLKDIRVQTFSVHFGFKNRFLATDVVHAAAALLENVEKDESAADNFIRALDCLSRSNLEQLHLGIDFAKKKLKAIQQTIASCICTNLILSQGPFLYCYLMEGTPDVRLFSKPMALTLLCKYLLKAFVCSTRNKRCKVLPLVMAAPLDVEKGTVMVLGIPPESDTSDKKNFFGRAFEKAAESTNSRTLHDRFDTSIIELKTEDRGKFLDALITLLS; from the exons ATGTTTGTAACAGATATTCGAAAGGAATTTTATGACGTTGTTGTCCACCAG AGAGTAGCACTCCTGGTAGCTCCGGACATCGATGCATTGTGCGCCTGCAAAGTTCTCCAG GCTCTATTCCACTGCGATCAAGTGCAGTACACTCTGGTCCTTGTGACGGGGTGGCAGGATCTGAGCACCGCTTTCATTGAGCACAAAGAACAG TATCGGTATTTTGTCCTTATAAACTGTGGGGCGAACGTTGACCTTCTGGAGACGCTGCAGCCAGAAGATGACACCATCTTCTTCATCTGTGACACGCACCGACCGGTGGACGTGGTCAACGTGTACAATGACACTCAG ATTAAGCTCCTAATAAAACAAGATGATGACCTAGGCGTTCCTTCTTATGATGACATCTTCCGAGATGAcgaggatgaggagggggaagaTTCTGGGAATGAGAGTGATGGCTCAGAGCCCTCTGGGAAACGTAGGCGTTTTGATGAG ggtGCGGTGGAGAGGAGGATCGAGAGGCAGAGAGCAAAAAGGGAGTGGGAGGCACGCAG gaGGGAGATCTTATTTGATTATGAGCAGTATGAATACCATGGCACTTCA GCAGCTCTGGTCATCTTTGAACTGGCCTGGGTAATGACTAAAGACAACAAAGACATGCTGTG GTGGACCATCATTGGTTTGACAGAGCAGTGGGTCCATGACAAAATCCCTAA tATGAAGTATGTGACGGACATAGCCACACTACAGAGGCATGTGTCTCGTCACAACCATCGGAATGAGGATGAGGAGAACTCTCTGTCTATCGACTGCATGAGGATCTCCTTCCAATACGA TCTGCGTTTGGCTCTCTATCAGCACTGGTCTCTATATGAGAGCATCTGCAACTCCTGCTACACCTCCTGCGGCTTCAAGCTCTGGTCTATTAACGGCCAGAAGAAACTACAGGAGTTCCTCGCAGACATGGG TCTACCTCTAAAACAGGTTCGACAGAAGTTTAACTGCATGGACATGACGATCAAAGAGAACCTGCGTGAGGTCATAGAAGAATCTTCAAATAAGTTTGG ctTGAAGGATATCCGTGTCCAGACGTTTAGCGTTCACTTTGGCTTTAAGAACCGTTTCCTAGCAACAGATGTGGTacacgctgctgctgctctgctggAGAATGTGGAAAAGGACGAGAGTGCAGCAGACAACTTCATCAGAGCACTGGACTGCCTCAGCCG GAGTAATCTGGAACAGTTGCACTTGGGTATTGATTTTGCCAAAAAGAAGCTTAAAGCTATCCAGCAGACCATAGCCAGCTGCATCTGCACTAATCTCATCTTGTCCCAAGGACCTTTTCTCTATTGCTACCTGATGgag ggtactCCAGATGTGAGGCTGTTCTCCAAACCCATGGCTTTAACCCTTCTGTGCAAGTACTTGTTGAAAGCCTTTGTGTGCTCG aCCAGGAATAAGCGCTGTAAGGTGCTGCCATTGGTGATGGCTGCGCCCCTGGATGTGGAGAAAGGCACAGTAATGGTGTTGGGCATCCCACCGGAGTCAGACACATCAGACAAGAAAAA TTTCTTTGGCAGGGCCTTCGAGAAGGCTGCAGAGAGCACTAATTCCAGGACATTGCACGATCGCTTTGATACATCCA TCATTGAGCTGAAGACGGAGGACCGAGGGAAGTTTCTAGATGCTCTCATCACTCTGTTATCCTGA
- the cdc45 gene encoding cell division control protein 45 homolog isoform X2 produces the protein MFVTDIRKEFYDVVVHQRVALLVAPDIDALCACKVLQALFHCDQVQYTLVLVTGWQDLSTAFIEHKEQYRYFVLINCGANVDLLETLQPEDDTIFFICDTHRPVDVVNVYNDTQIKLLIKQDDDLGVPSYDDIFRDDEDEEGEDSGNESDGSEPSGKRRRFDEGAVERRIERQRAKREWEARRREILFDYEQYEYHGTSAALVIFELAWVMTKDNKDMLWWTIIGLTEQWVHDKIPNMKYVTDIATLQRHVSRHNHRNEDEENSLSIDCMRISFQYDLRLALYQHWSLYESICNSCYTSCGFKLWSINGQKKLQEFLADMGLPLKQVRQKFNCMDMTIKENLREVIEESSNKFGLKDIRVQTFSVHFGFKNRFLATDVVHAAAALLENVEKDESAADNFIRALDCLSRSNLEQLHLGIDFAKKKLKAIQQTIASCICTNLILSQGPFLYCYLMEGTPDVRLFSKPMALTLLCKYLLKAFVCSFLWQGLREGCREH, from the exons ATGTTTGTAACAGATATTCGAAAGGAATTTTATGACGTTGTTGTCCACCAG AGAGTAGCACTCCTGGTAGCTCCGGACATCGATGCATTGTGCGCCTGCAAAGTTCTCCAG GCTCTATTCCACTGCGATCAAGTGCAGTACACTCTGGTCCTTGTGACGGGGTGGCAGGATCTGAGCACCGCTTTCATTGAGCACAAAGAACAG TATCGGTATTTTGTCCTTATAAACTGTGGGGCGAACGTTGACCTTCTGGAGACGCTGCAGCCAGAAGATGACACCATCTTCTTCATCTGTGACACGCACCGACCGGTGGACGTGGTCAACGTGTACAATGACACTCAG ATTAAGCTCCTAATAAAACAAGATGATGACCTAGGCGTTCCTTCTTATGATGACATCTTCCGAGATGAcgaggatgaggagggggaagaTTCTGGGAATGAGAGTGATGGCTCAGAGCCCTCTGGGAAACGTAGGCGTTTTGATGAG ggtGCGGTGGAGAGGAGGATCGAGAGGCAGAGAGCAAAAAGGGAGTGGGAGGCACGCAG gaGGGAGATCTTATTTGATTATGAGCAGTATGAATACCATGGCACTTCA GCAGCTCTGGTCATCTTTGAACTGGCCTGGGTAATGACTAAAGACAACAAAGACATGCTGTG GTGGACCATCATTGGTTTGACAGAGCAGTGGGTCCATGACAAAATCCCTAA tATGAAGTATGTGACGGACATAGCCACACTACAGAGGCATGTGTCTCGTCACAACCATCGGAATGAGGATGAGGAGAACTCTCTGTCTATCGACTGCATGAGGATCTCCTTCCAATACGA TCTGCGTTTGGCTCTCTATCAGCACTGGTCTCTATATGAGAGCATCTGCAACTCCTGCTACACCTCCTGCGGCTTCAAGCTCTGGTCTATTAACGGCCAGAAGAAACTACAGGAGTTCCTCGCAGACATGGG TCTACCTCTAAAACAGGTTCGACAGAAGTTTAACTGCATGGACATGACGATCAAAGAGAACCTGCGTGAGGTCATAGAAGAATCTTCAAATAAGTTTGG ctTGAAGGATATCCGTGTCCAGACGTTTAGCGTTCACTTTGGCTTTAAGAACCGTTTCCTAGCAACAGATGTGGTacacgctgctgctgctctgctggAGAATGTGGAAAAGGACGAGAGTGCAGCAGACAACTTCATCAGAGCACTGGACTGCCTCAGCCG GAGTAATCTGGAACAGTTGCACTTGGGTATTGATTTTGCCAAAAAGAAGCTTAAAGCTATCCAGCAGACCATAGCCAGCTGCATCTGCACTAATCTCATCTTGTCCCAAGGACCTTTTCTCTATTGCTACCTGATGgag ggtactCCAGATGTGAGGCTGTTCTCCAAACCCATGGCTTTAACCCTTCTGTGCAAGTACTTGTTGAAAGCCTTTGTGTGCTCG TTTCTTTGGCAGGGCCTTCGAGAAGGCTGCAGAGAGCACTAA